One Helianthus annuus cultivar XRQ/B chromosome 7, HanXRQr2.0-SUNRISE, whole genome shotgun sequence genomic region harbors:
- the LOC110944136 gene encoding uncharacterized mitochondrial protein AtMg00810-like, with protein sequence MKAKFEKSMMGELTFFLRLEVKQKEDGILIHQAKYIRDILAKYNMNDCKVASTSFASQTEITLDPQGKPVNKSFYHSMIGSLMYLTASRPDIMWAVCLCAHFQTNPKESHETAVKCIFRYLKGTPKLGLWYPEDSCKVDRRSVSGGCQFLGNRLISWQSKKQTTVSTSTAQAEYTAA encoded by the exons ATGAAGGCAAAGTTTGAAAAGAGCATGATGGGAGAACTCACGTTCTTCTTACGGTTAGAAGTGAAGCAAAAGGAGGATGGCATTCTTATTCACCAGGCTAAGTACATTCGGGATATTCTCGCAAAGTACAACATGAACGACTGCAAAGTTGCAAGCACCTCATTCGCCTCACAGACGGAGATTACTCTAGATCCTCAAGGAAAACCAGTGAATAAGTCCTTCTACCACTCCATGATAGGCTCTCTGATGTACTTAACTGCAAGTAGGCCTGACATTATGTGGGCAGTCTGTCTCTGTGCTCATTTTCAGACAAATCCCAAAGAATCACATGAAACCGCTGTGAAGTGCATCTTCCGCTATCTTAAAGGAACTCCGAAACTAGGTCTTTGGTATCCTGaagata gttgTAAAGTGGATCGCAGGTCTGTATCAGGAGGATGTCAATTCTTGGGAAATCGTCTAATCTCTTGGCAAAGCAAGAAGCAGACAACTGTGTCCACCTCCACTGCTCAAGCTGAGTACACTGCGGCCTAG